From a single Gimesia fumaroli genomic region:
- a CDS encoding RraA family protein encodes MSTEGLSNAALEELAKYDTPTVCNVIELWNIRPRNTGYMNDSIKACFPKMPPMVGYALTSTFRSMAPPRSGDVYSGLDAQVAAFESLPGAPVVVYQDIDEPTASATFGEVMCSTYKAYGAKGIVTSGAGRDLDQVEALDFPAFTNGTNCAHGYCHTLQVNVPVTVGGIPIYPGDLLHGDLNGVTTIPTEIASEVADACKDLMKAEDIVLDYLKTGNLTPEGLGEARKELGAEIAKLGKRLRGE; translated from the coding sequence ATGTCCACCGAAGGCCTCTCTAACGCTGCCCTTGAAGAACTTGCCAAGTACGACACGCCGACTGTCTGCAACGTCATCGAACTCTGGAACATCCGCCCCCGTAACACCGGCTACATGAATGATTCCATCAAAGCCTGTTTCCCCAAGATGCCTCCGATGGTTGGTTACGCGTTAACATCCACCTTCCGCAGCATGGCACCACCACGTAGCGGCGACGTTTACTCAGGCCTCGATGCCCAGGTCGCTGCCTTCGAATCTCTACCCGGTGCGCCGGTTGTCGTGTATCAGGACATTGACGAACCAACGGCGTCCGCTACCTTTGGCGAAGTCATGTGCTCCACTTATAAAGCTTACGGTGCGAAAGGCATCGTGACGTCAGGTGCGGGCCGCGATCTAGATCAGGTCGAAGCCCTTGACTTCCCTGCTTTCACGAACGGCACCAACTGTGCCCACGGCTACTGTCACACACTGCAAGTGAATGTCCCTGTTACGGTTGGCGGCATTCCCATCTATCCCGGCGATCTCTTGCACGGCGACCTGAATGGCGTGACTACGATCCCCACGGAAATTGCTTCCGAAGTCGCCGATGCCTGTAAAGACCTGATGAAAGCCGAAGATATCGTGCTCGATTATCTTAAAACCGGCAACCTGACCCCCGAAGGTCTGGGAGAAGCTCGCAAAGAATTAGGAGCCGAAATCGCCAAGCTCGGCAAACGACTCCGCGGCGAATAA
- a CDS encoding lactate racemase domain-containing protein has product MNIPLPKVYRIRQNFQSSRIENVPEAVLTELPKINLDKVVKPGETVAITVGSRGIANIASIIKTTVDYLKSLDAVPFIVPAMGSHGGGTAEGQAAVIAAYGITAETMGVEIRSSMETVIVDTTSHGIPVHFDKHAYEADHVLICGRVKPHTRFVGDIESGLHKMMLIGLGKHEGAKIYHRAIEDLSFEEIIKAVASSILQKCSVVGGLAIVENAYDETALIEAVLPEQFYERETELLNIARESLPRLPFEKTDLLIVDRIGKNISGSGMDACVIGRKFNDHAATERDNVSAKRIMIRGLTEETHGNACGIGLAEFTNQRTVDSVDWKITRINANTGSHPTAAMVPLAYETDREAIEAALQTIGLVPPETSRIVQIYDTLELSEVIVSESYLEEINARDDLEILSGPFELPFDAQGNLTSVFEKPHH; this is encoded by the coding sequence ATGAATATCCCGCTTCCCAAGGTTTACCGAATTCGCCAGAACTTCCAGTCTTCTCGAATCGAGAACGTTCCCGAAGCCGTTCTGACCGAACTTCCAAAAATCAATTTAGACAAAGTAGTCAAGCCAGGAGAGACTGTTGCCATCACGGTCGGCAGTCGTGGCATCGCCAATATCGCTTCGATAATCAAAACCACCGTCGACTATCTGAAGTCGCTGGACGCCGTCCCGTTTATTGTTCCCGCGATGGGCAGTCATGGTGGCGGCACTGCAGAAGGACAGGCGGCCGTCATCGCAGCGTACGGCATAACCGCCGAAACGATGGGCGTCGAAATTCGTTCGTCAATGGAAACCGTGATCGTCGATACAACGTCGCACGGCATCCCCGTTCATTTTGACAAACATGCCTACGAAGCCGACCATGTCTTGATTTGCGGCCGCGTCAAACCGCACACCCGTTTCGTTGGCGACATTGAATCGGGTCTGCATAAGATGATGCTGATCGGCCTCGGTAAACATGAAGGCGCCAAAATCTATCACCGGGCCATTGAAGATCTCAGTTTCGAAGAGATCATCAAAGCCGTCGCTTCTTCGATCTTACAGAAATGCTCGGTCGTCGGCGGTCTGGCGATTGTCGAAAATGCGTATGATGAAACCGCGCTGATCGAAGCTGTGCTCCCGGAACAGTTTTATGAACGGGAAACCGAACTACTCAACATCGCCCGCGAATCGCTGCCTCGGCTCCCGTTTGAGAAAACCGATCTGCTGATTGTGGACCGCATCGGTAAAAATATCAGCGGCTCCGGAATGGATGCCTGTGTCATCGGCCGCAAGTTTAATGATCATGCTGCCACCGAACGCGACAATGTCTCTGCCAAACGCATCATGATTCGCGGCCTCACCGAAGAAACGCACGGCAATGCCTGTGGAATTGGCCTGGCGGAATTCACCAATCAACGTACAGTTGACAGCGTTGACTGGAAAATCACCCGCATAAACGCTAATACTGGTAGTCATCCTACCGCAGCGATGGTGCCACTGGCCTATGAAACAGACCGCGAAGCCATCGAGGCTGCATTACAGACCATCGGACTGGTTCCACCGGAAACCAGCCGCATCGTACAGATTTATGACACACTCGAATTGAGTGAAGTCATCGTCAGCGAATCGTATCTGGAAGAGATCAACGCGCGTGACGATCTGGAAATACTTTCCGGGCCGTTTGAGCTGCCATTCGATGCCCAGGGAAATTTGACCTCCGTTTTTGAAAAACCGCATCACTAA